In the genome of Pseudarthrobacter sp. IC2-21, one region contains:
- a CDS encoding ComEC/Rec2 family competence protein: MAAHLRKKLQGREQETTPAQKPRRRTDVRLGLPALLVWGAAVAGAWLSPVLLALLCSGLLVLATALLARSFRGGKPRATRRSFLTTTSVALVLAAAAAAHSAVSSSQRHDGPFAEAAAAGKSVVAVLEIAGPARALTLPGQAGTPERWSVAARTEEVTVGGTVIRTRAELLVMGARGWDNVVPGQLVRAAGKLRPPEPGQQEAAILSASMAPAASGAVGADAALAGEVLAKQLRGRYVAASSFLAADARGLLPGMVTGDTSALDEGLSAAMKTVGMTHLTAVSGANCSLVLGALLMAARSLRVPRVPAAGLALAGLGMFVVLVGPDASVLRAALMGSIALASLAGGRVGRGLSYLCLAVMGLLLADPGLATSFGFLLSVLATLGIIVLGLRIMDWTPAVVPRWAAAALAVPLSAQLLCGPVIVLLQPQFSTYALPANMVAAPLVAPVTLLGTAAVPLVAWAPWLATALIAVAGTFSAGVAGTARTAAGLPGSVLPWPEGGFGLLTMVLFSVLTLAALWGAARPREALRMVLGLHARTVGMLNAADNRFQALSVLYWRPSGSLRNRSRFGGGGLEARVGRGRLRHCTRISGRNPPWPQPKPPEPNQRRPMWPPGGT; encoded by the coding sequence TTGGCCGCCCACCTCCGGAAGAAACTGCAGGGCCGGGAACAGGAGACCACGCCGGCCCAGAAGCCCCGCCGGCGCACGGACGTCAGGCTGGGACTGCCGGCGCTGCTTGTTTGGGGTGCCGCGGTAGCGGGTGCCTGGCTGAGCCCTGTGCTGCTGGCATTGTTGTGCAGCGGCTTGCTGGTCCTGGCAACCGCTCTGCTGGCCCGGTCATTTCGCGGCGGGAAGCCGCGGGCCACCCGCAGGAGCTTCCTCACCACGACGTCCGTGGCGTTGGTCCTGGCCGCGGCCGCGGCGGCGCATTCCGCCGTCTCGTCCTCGCAGCGGCACGACGGACCCTTCGCGGAAGCGGCGGCCGCCGGGAAGTCCGTGGTGGCCGTTCTGGAAATTGCCGGTCCCGCGCGGGCCCTGACGCTCCCGGGACAGGCGGGTACACCGGAACGGTGGTCGGTGGCCGCCCGGACCGAGGAGGTCACGGTCGGCGGCACTGTCATTCGTACCCGGGCGGAGCTCCTGGTGATGGGCGCCCGCGGGTGGGACAACGTCGTCCCGGGCCAACTGGTCCGTGCCGCCGGAAAGCTGAGGCCACCGGAGCCGGGCCAGCAGGAAGCAGCCATCCTCTCCGCGTCGATGGCGCCCGCGGCTTCGGGAGCTGTCGGCGCCGATGCCGCCCTGGCCGGGGAGGTGCTGGCCAAGCAGTTGAGGGGTAGGTACGTCGCCGCGTCCTCGTTCCTGGCCGCCGATGCCCGCGGACTTCTGCCCGGCATGGTCACCGGTGACACCTCGGCCTTGGACGAAGGGCTCAGCGCGGCCATGAAGACGGTGGGCATGACCCATCTGACGGCAGTAAGCGGGGCGAACTGCAGCCTCGTCCTGGGCGCCCTCCTGATGGCGGCCCGGAGCCTGAGGGTACCCAGGGTCCCTGCGGCCGGCCTCGCGCTGGCTGGCCTGGGTATGTTTGTTGTGCTCGTTGGCCCTGACGCCAGCGTCCTGCGGGCGGCCCTGATGGGTTCCATCGCGTTGGCCTCACTTGCCGGTGGGCGTGTGGGGCGGGGACTCAGCTACCTCTGCCTGGCTGTGATGGGCCTGCTGCTGGCCGATCCCGGCCTGGCCACCAGCTTCGGCTTTCTGCTTTCGGTGCTCGCGACGCTGGGGATCATTGTCCTCGGACTACGGATCATGGACTGGACTCCGGCGGTGGTTCCCCGTTGGGCAGCGGCGGCCCTTGCGGTGCCGCTGTCAGCGCAGCTGCTGTGCGGCCCGGTCATCGTCCTGCTGCAGCCACAGTTTTCGACGTACGCCCTGCCGGCGAACATGGTGGCCGCGCCGTTGGTGGCGCCGGTGACGCTGCTGGGAACGGCCGCTGTGCCATTGGTGGCTTGGGCACCTTGGCTGGCTACAGCGCTGATCGCAGTCGCCGGCACATTCAGTGCCGGTGTGGCCGGCACCGCCCGGACGGCCGCGGGCCTGCCCGGATCAGTCCTTCCTTGGCCGGAAGGCGGGTTCGGTCTCCTGACGATGGTGCTGTTCTCCGTTTTGACCCTCGCCGCACTTTGGGGAGCTGCCCGCCCGCGTGAGGCATTGCGCATGGTCCTGGGGCTCCATGCCCGGACGGTCGGCATGCTGAACGCGGCGGACAACCGGTTTCAAGCCCTCAGCGTGCTTTACTGGCGTCCATCCGGCTCCCTGAGGAACAGGAGCCGGTTCGGAGGTGGCGGCTTGGAGGCGCGGGTTGGCCGTGGCAGGCTTAGACACTGCACCAGAATTTCCGGGAGGAATCCACCATGGCCGCAGCCCAAGCCGCCCGAACCAAATCAGCGCC
- a CDS encoding helix-hairpin-helix domain-containing protein, whose amino-acid sequence MSRRDAGTSHAARHARERLQATLGGAGGLLTDDAGQAFEYGAEVPAHGDARAGAVAEDLAGSGTAGPALRWRLGLPVALLLAALAVLAGAWFWVQVATGQPQVVPLSDVLSQEGTSSGAGGDRPEEPAGQETGPAGQGTDPAGRAAGPSADPQGGTLVIHVAGAVAVPGVVHLPAGSRIHQAIAAAGGPTAAADLNRLNLAAVLADGQKLYVPVPGESIPAEISGNAVAGGNPGSGSGASDGSGSAAGAGKVNLNTAGVEELDALPKVGPVLAQRIVDWRKEHGPFKSVEELDAVDGVGPKMLETLLPLVVV is encoded by the coding sequence ATGTCACGCCGCGACGCTGGAACCAGCCACGCGGCGCGGCATGCCCGGGAGCGGCTGCAGGCAACGCTGGGCGGCGCCGGTGGTCTGCTGACTGACGACGCCGGGCAGGCTTTCGAGTACGGCGCCGAGGTCCCCGCCCATGGGGACGCGCGTGCCGGAGCGGTTGCCGAAGACCTGGCAGGGAGCGGCACGGCTGGACCGGCGCTCAGGTGGCGGCTAGGTCTTCCTGTAGCCCTGCTGCTCGCTGCCCTTGCGGTGCTGGCCGGCGCCTGGTTTTGGGTACAGGTTGCCACCGGACAGCCGCAGGTGGTGCCGCTGAGCGATGTCCTGTCCCAGGAGGGTACCTCGTCCGGGGCCGGTGGGGACCGCCCCGAGGAGCCGGCAGGGCAGGAAACAGGCCCCGCCGGGCAGGGAACAGACCCGGCAGGGCGGGCGGCGGGACCATCAGCCGATCCCCAGGGCGGGACGCTGGTCATCCATGTGGCCGGTGCGGTGGCTGTGCCCGGGGTGGTGCACTTGCCGGCAGGGAGCCGCATTCACCAGGCCATCGCTGCTGCGGGCGGCCCCACCGCCGCGGCGGACCTCAACCGGCTCAACCTCGCCGCCGTCCTGGCGGACGGACAAAAGCTGTATGTGCCCGTGCCGGGTGAGAGCATCCCCGCAGAGATCTCCGGGAACGCCGTGGCGGGCGGGAACCCCGGCTCCGGCTCCGGTGCCTCCGATGGTTCCGGGAGCGCGGCAGGTGCAGGGAAGGTGAACCTCAACACGGCCGGCGTGGAAGAACTGGACGCCCTGCCGAAGGTAGGTCCCGTGCTGGCTCAACGGATTGTGGACTGGCGTAAAGAACACGGGCCCTTCAAGTCGGTCGAGGAGCTCGACGCCGTGGACGGCGTGGGGCCCAAAATGTTGGAGACCCTCCTCCCCCTGGTGGTGGTTTGA
- a CDS encoding DegV family protein, with protein sequence MPDREAAAWLWLRERLAALRPAARPAAPSEGAAAVVRTAVVTDSASALPADWVSACAEAGLLTVIPMPVMVGEEIYGEGEDDITETIALALAAGKSVKTSRPSPGQFEQAFLAAERGGYESVVSIHISGGLSGTADAARLAAARVNIPVEVVDSGTVGMALGMGVQSAVTAAAAGLESAAVSAAATDQMARTRVYFYVPSLEQLRRGGRMGAAASLLGTMFAIKPILAVDGGKIVPLEKVRSAARAIARLEEIAASDAASRPAGRARLAVHHFGNPAEAEGLAARLAAALPGCPPAQISSLPAVLAAHAGLGVLAVIVGESAPPLMESPLST encoded by the coding sequence TTGCCCGACCGTGAAGCGGCAGCTTGGCTCTGGCTCCGGGAGCGGCTGGCCGCCCTCCGCCCGGCGGCGCGTCCGGCCGCGCCCAGTGAGGGGGCCGCCGCCGTCGTCCGTACCGCTGTTGTCACGGATTCAGCGTCCGCGCTGCCGGCCGACTGGGTCTCCGCCTGCGCTGAAGCCGGCCTCCTGACCGTGATACCGATGCCTGTGATGGTGGGCGAGGAAATCTACGGTGAGGGCGAAGACGACATCACCGAGACGATCGCCCTGGCGCTGGCGGCCGGGAAATCAGTCAAGACCTCGCGCCCGTCACCGGGGCAGTTTGAGCAGGCATTTCTCGCGGCCGAACGTGGCGGGTATGAGTCTGTTGTCAGCATCCACATCTCCGGCGGCCTGTCCGGCACCGCGGATGCCGCCCGGCTTGCCGCCGCGCGGGTGAACATTCCGGTGGAGGTTGTGGACTCCGGCACCGTGGGCATGGCCCTGGGGATGGGTGTCCAAAGTGCGGTGACCGCCGCCGCGGCCGGCTTGGAGTCCGCCGCCGTCAGCGCGGCGGCAACAGATCAAATGGCACGCACCAGGGTCTATTTTTACGTTCCCAGCCTCGAGCAGCTGCGCCGGGGCGGGCGGATGGGCGCCGCCGCCTCGCTCCTGGGGACAATGTTCGCCATTAAACCCATTCTGGCCGTGGACGGCGGGAAGATCGTTCCGTTGGAAAAGGTCAGGTCTGCCGCCAGAGCCATCGCCCGGCTTGAGGAGATTGCCGCCTCGGACGCCGCCTCCCGTCCGGCAGGAAGGGCCCGGCTTGCCGTCCATCATTTTGGGAACCCGGCGGAGGCCGAAGGGCTGGCGGCCCGGCTGGCAGCAGCACTGCCCGGCTGCCCGCCAGCCCAGATCAGCTCCCTGCCCGCCGTCCTGGCTGCCCACGCCGGGCTTGGTGTGCTGGCCGTCATTGTCGGAGAAAGTGCTCCGCCGCTCATGGAGTCCCCGCTTTCCACATAG
- the leuS gene encoding leucine--tRNA ligase: MSVQPETETGTKAAAAETPEEGAYSFAAMEAKWPQVWEDLKVFTPVDDGSRERRYVLDMFPYPSGDLHMGHAEAFAMGDVVARYLRQQGFDVLHPIGWDSFGLPAENAAIKRNAHPSEWTYANIETQAASFKRYAISADWSRRVHTSDPEYYRWTQWLFKRFYERGLAYRKDSPVNWCPKDQTVLANEQVVNGACERCGTPVTKKSLNQWYFKITEYADRLLEDMDELRGHWPERVLAMQKNWIGRSEGAHVNFVIEATGGKPAKDVTVFTTRPDTLYGATFFVVAADAPIAVELVTDEHAAALDAYREQVKALSEIERQSTEREKTGVFTGRYAINPLNGEKLPVWAADYVLADYGTGAIMAVPAHDQRDLDFAKTFDLPVRAVLDTGEEDPAVSGKATAGEGTLINSGVLDGMPKTEAIPAAIAMLEKQGTGEKFVNFRLRDWLLSRQRFWGTPIPIIHCPSCGEVPVPDEQLPVTLPADLRGEDLSPKGTSPLAAAEAWVNVECPNCHGPAKRDTDTMDTFVDSSWYFLRFVSPHYTEGPFDPEKINEWMPVGQYVGGVEHAILHLLYARFFTKVIHDLGMLDADEPFSALLNQGQVLNGGKAMSKSLGNGVDLGEQLDKYGVDAVRLTMIFASPPEDDVDWADVSPSGSAKFLARAWRLAQDVSSEPGTDAGAGDRALRSVTHRTIVDAAALLDSNKFNVVVAKLMELVNATRKTIDAGAGGADPAVREAAEAVAVILSLFAPYTAEDMWNVLGHPASVANAGWPAHDDALLVQETVTAVVQVQGKVRDRLEVSPDISEDELRELALASENVQRAMDGRGIRTVIVRAPKLVNIVPA; the protein is encoded by the coding sequence GTGAGCGTTCAGCCGGAGACAGAGACCGGAACAAAGGCAGCAGCGGCGGAGACACCCGAAGAGGGTGCGTACAGCTTCGCGGCCATGGAGGCCAAATGGCCGCAGGTGTGGGAAGACCTCAAGGTCTTCACCCCCGTCGATGATGGTTCCCGTGAGCGCCGCTACGTCCTTGACATGTTCCCGTACCCCTCGGGCGACCTGCACATGGGCCACGCCGAGGCGTTTGCCATGGGCGATGTTGTGGCGCGGTACCTGCGGCAGCAGGGCTTTGACGTCCTGCACCCGATCGGCTGGGACTCCTTCGGCCTGCCGGCCGAGAACGCGGCCATCAAACGCAACGCCCACCCCAGCGAGTGGACCTACGCCAACATCGAGACGCAGGCGGCGTCCTTCAAGCGCTACGCGATCTCCGCCGACTGGTCGCGGCGGGTGCACACCTCCGACCCCGAGTACTACCGCTGGACCCAGTGGCTGTTCAAGCGCTTCTATGAGCGCGGGCTGGCCTACCGTAAGGACTCGCCGGTCAACTGGTGCCCGAAGGACCAGACCGTGCTGGCTAACGAGCAAGTGGTCAACGGCGCCTGCGAACGGTGCGGCACCCCGGTGACCAAGAAGTCGCTGAACCAGTGGTACTTCAAAATCACCGAGTATGCTGACCGGCTGCTCGAGGACATGGACGAACTGCGCGGCCACTGGCCCGAGCGGGTCCTGGCCATGCAGAAGAACTGGATTGGACGCTCCGAAGGTGCGCACGTCAACTTTGTGATCGAAGCCACCGGCGGCAAACCTGCCAAGGACGTCACCGTCTTCACCACCCGCCCGGACACCCTGTACGGGGCAACATTCTTTGTGGTCGCGGCAGACGCGCCGATCGCCGTCGAGCTCGTCACGGACGAGCACGCCGCCGCCCTGGACGCGTACCGCGAGCAGGTCAAGGCCCTGAGCGAAATCGAACGCCAGTCCACCGAACGCGAAAAGACGGGCGTCTTCACCGGACGCTACGCGATCAACCCGCTGAACGGGGAAAAGCTGCCGGTCTGGGCCGCGGACTATGTGCTGGCCGATTACGGCACCGGTGCCATCATGGCCGTCCCCGCGCACGATCAGCGTGACCTCGACTTCGCCAAGACCTTCGACCTGCCTGTCCGTGCGGTGCTGGACACCGGCGAAGAGGATCCCGCAGTGTCCGGCAAAGCCACGGCAGGGGAGGGGACCCTGATCAATTCGGGAGTCCTGGACGGCATGCCGAAAACGGAAGCCATCCCTGCCGCCATCGCCATGCTGGAGAAGCAGGGTACAGGCGAGAAGTTCGTCAACTTCCGGCTCCGTGACTGGCTCCTGAGCCGCCAGCGGTTCTGGGGCACGCCCATCCCGATCATCCACTGCCCCTCCTGCGGCGAGGTACCCGTTCCGGACGAGCAGCTGCCCGTGACGCTGCCCGCCGACCTGCGCGGCGAGGACCTGTCACCCAAGGGCACGTCGCCGCTGGCAGCTGCCGAGGCCTGGGTCAACGTGGAATGCCCCAACTGCCACGGACCGGCGAAACGCGATACGGACACCATGGACACCTTCGTGGATTCGTCCTGGTACTTCCTGCGCTTCGTCTCACCGCATTACACCGAGGGCCCCTTCGACCCCGAGAAGATCAACGAATGGATGCCGGTAGGCCAGTATGTGGGCGGTGTGGAGCACGCCATCCTGCACCTGCTGTATGCGCGCTTCTTCACCAAGGTCATCCATGACCTCGGCATGCTCGACGCCGATGAGCCGTTCAGTGCGCTCCTGAACCAGGGCCAGGTCCTCAACGGCGGCAAAGCCATGAGCAAATCCCTCGGCAACGGCGTTGACCTCGGCGAGCAGTTGGACAAGTACGGTGTGGATGCTGTCCGCCTCACCATGATCTTTGCCTCCCCGCCGGAGGACGACGTCGACTGGGCGGACGTTTCGCCGTCCGGTTCCGCCAAGTTCCTCGCCCGTGCCTGGCGGCTGGCGCAGGATGTCAGCAGCGAACCAGGCACTGACGCCGGGGCCGGTGACCGCGCACTGCGGTCCGTAACGCACCGGACCATCGTGGACGCCGCCGCCCTGCTGGACAGCAACAAGTTCAATGTGGTGGTGGCCAAGCTCATGGAACTCGTCAATGCCACCCGCAAAACCATAGACGCGGGAGCCGGCGGAGCTGACCCCGCCGTCCGGGAAGCCGCGGAGGCCGTCGCTGTCATCCTGAGCCTCTTTGCGCCCTACACCGCAGAGGACATGTGGAACGTCCTCGGCCACCCCGCCTCCGTGGCGAACGCGGGCTGGCCCGCCCATGATGATGCACTCCTGGTGCAGGAGACCGTCACCGCTGTGGTCCAGGTTCAGGGCAAGGTCCGCGACCGGCTCGAAGTTTCCCCGGACATCAGCGAGGACGAACTGCGCGAACTGGCCCTGGCCAGCGAAAATGTGCAGCGTGCCATGGACGGCCGCGGCATCCGCACGGTGATCGTCCGGGCGCCTAAGCTGGTGAACATCGTTCCGGCCTAG